Proteins encoded together in one Salvelinus sp. IW2-2015 unplaced genomic scaffold, ASM291031v2 Un_scaffold5242, whole genome shotgun sequence window:
- the LOC112078089 gene encoding keratin, type I cytoskeletal 13-like → MSLSGKQRFSANSFSGFGSRKMALSSAGGASMRSSFGSRMGIVVGGGGGASLGFGKGFGDGGGGGFRMSSSSHMAGLGSGMSTGGGGSGMFGGGGGGGGGGFGYGGGVEDTSLGFAGNEKQHMHNLNDRLATYMEKVRQLEATNHQLEEKLKTFTFNKVEAHDLTIYDATLKPLMEQLMAFLIQNTQIAVEIDNAKLTADDFRVKWENELSLRQCVEGDXGGLRNLQREFEMNITAMMQDXQGYZNERVSMAKSHEEELLSMRGGMTGQVNVDVQAAKSQDLSLMLAEVRSEYEAAVEKNRRQAEAWYMKQVEMKQAESAVVMETTTSEMTELRNRYQTLQMEYQGLRMGMANLEARLLEVQSSSSNVCLGIVAR, encoded by the exons ATGAGTCTGTCCGGGAAGCAGCGGTTCTCCGCCAACTCTTTCTCCGGGTTCGGGAGCCGGAAGATGGCATTGTCCTCYGCCGGGGGGGCGTCAATGCGCTCCAGCTTCGGGAGCAGAATGGGCATTGTggtcggaggaggaggaggcgctaGTCTCGGCTTCGGGAAGGGCTTTGGAGacggtggaggaggagggttcAGGATGTCATCCTCCAGCCACATGGCAGGTCTGGGGAGTGGGATGAGCACCGGTGGCGGCGGCAGCGGGATGTTCGGTGGCGGTGGAGgcggtggaggaggaggtttcGGGTACGGTGGAGGTGTCGAGGACACGTCCCTCGGGTTCGCCGGTAACGAGAAGCAGCACATGCACAACCTGAACGACCGCCTGGCAACCTACATGGAGAAGGTTCGCCAGCTGGAGGCCACCAACCACCAGCTGGAGGAGAAGCTGAAGACCTTCACCTTCAACAAGGTGGAGGCGCACGACCTGACCATCTACGACGCAACACTCAAACCACTCATGGAGCAG CTCATGGCTTTCCTGATACAGAACACTCAGATTGCCGTGGAGATCGACAACGCCAAGCTGACTGCTGACGACTTCAGAGTCAA GTGGGAGAATGAGCTGTCTTTGCGCCAGTGTGTGGAGGGGGACRTCGGGGGTCTGAGGAACCTGCAGCGGGAGTTTGAGATGAACATCACAGCCATGATGCAGGACCKGCAGGGGTACSAGAACGAACGGGTCTCCATGGCGAAGAGCCATGAAGAG GAGCTGTTGTCCATGCGTGGGGGGATGACGGGCCAGGTGAACGTGGATGTCCAGGCTGCTAAGAGCCAGGACTTGTCTCTGATGCTGGCTGAAGTCAGGTCGGAGTACGAGGCGGCCGTGGAGAAAAACCGCAGACAGGCCGAGGCCTGGTACATGAAACAG GTGGAGATGAAGCAGGCAGAGTCGGCGGTGGTGATGGAGACGACCACGTCGGAGATGACAGAGTTACGGAACCGCTACCAGACCCTACAGATGGAATACCAGGGACTACGTATGGGG ATGGCGAACCTAGAGGCCAGGCTGTTGGAGGTTCAGTCCAGTTCCAGCAACGTCTGTCTGGGTATAGTGGCAAGGTGA